In Cygnus atratus isolate AKBS03 ecotype Queensland, Australia chromosome 5, CAtr_DNAZoo_HiC_assembly, whole genome shotgun sequence, a single window of DNA contains:
- the CHAC1 gene encoding glutathione-specific gamma-glutamylcyclotransferase 1 gives MKRDPQRPQECPGRPQGQPEPPPSSPPSCSPEPPLWIFGYGSLVWRPGFEFTSRKVGFIRGYSRRFWQGDTFHRGSEKAPGRVVTLMEDGGACTWGVAYEVCGEQIAASLQYLNMREAVLGGYDTKLVKFHPQDKDAEEPIQALVYIATPQNPSYLGPASEEDIAAQIMASSGCAGHNIEYLLRLADFMRYFCPQAEDKHLFSIEEALISILPCMCHTEESLEETSSVPQKTKS, from the exons ATGAAGCGGGACCCGCAGCGCCCTCAGGAGTGCCCCGGCCGGCCCCAGGGGCAGCCCGAGCCCCCTCCTTCGTCCCCCCCTTCGTGCTCCCCGGAGCCGCCGCTGTGGATCTTCGGGTACGGCTCGCTGGTGTGGAGGCCGGGCTTCGAGTTCACGTCGCGCAAGGTGGGCTTCATCCGCGGCTACAGCCGGCGCTTCTGGCAGGGAGACACCTTCCACCGCGGCAGCGAGAAGGCG cccggccgggTGGTGACACTGATGGAGGATGGCGGG GCGTGCACGTGGGGTGTCGCCTATGAGGTCTGCGGGGAGCAGATTGCTGCATCGCTCCAGTATCTGAACATGCGAGAGGCTGTCCTGGGGGGCTACGACACCAAGCTGGTGAAGTTTCACCCGCAGGACAAGGATGCAGAGGAACCCATCCAGGCTCTTGTTTACATTGCGACCCCCCAGAACCCGTCCTACCTCGGCCCAGCGTCTGAAGAAGACATTGCAGCACAAATCATGGCCTCAAGTGGTTGTGCTGGCCACAACATAGAGTACTTGCTGAGACTGGCAGACTTCATGCGCTACTTCTGTCCTCAAGCAGAGGATAAACATCTCTTCTCCATCGAAGAGGCTCTTATTTCTATCCTCCCCTGCATGTGCCACACAGAGGAGTCCCTAGAAGAAACTTCAAGTGTCCCTCAGAAGACCaagagctga